One Cryptomeria japonica chromosome 9, Sugi_1.0, whole genome shotgun sequence genomic window carries:
- the LOC131059644 gene encoding taxane 10-beta-hydroxylase-like, with the protein MDVFSFVKFRVLNLWDVCAVESLRAFFSITVSVIVGILLLSLNRLKRQTSLKIPPGTLGFHLLGESIQFLRALRSGDSTDGKSTSGYLMYLGSALISWRSKKQSVPATSSFEAEYMAAFEATREILWFRGILEDLQTPQISSTPLFNDNQSAIKIAKNPINRQIFLPRLWAEKSLRSSELLFSASLTDSQRMRLHQLMETALAGSLALPLDFLGTRFRRALEACSIINQIISSLIEKRRIELSSGKASRNYDLLSVLITFKDERGNPLTDKEILDNFTILFHGSFETTVSEITVLFKLLSSNPDCYEQIVQEQMRIMLNIKDGEEISWNDLKDMKYTWQAVQETLRMNPPIFGTFREAIVDIDCKGYTIPKGWEILWTVYSTHMNEDYFTELRKFWPSRFQEEGMHLAPYTFLPFAAGRRVCPGWEFAKMEILLFVHHFVKTFKFYSAIDPYEKIMTNPIIALPANGFPIKLFPRT; encoded by the exons ATggatgtttttagttttgtaaaaTTCAGAGTTCTGAATTTGTGGGATGTTTGTGCGGTGGAGTCTTTGCGTGCATTTTTCTCTATTACAGTCTCTGTTATTGTGGGCATTCTTCTTCTCTCTCTGAACCGCTTGAAGCGTCAAACCTCGCTTAAAATTCCCCCAGGAACATTAGGCTTCCATCTGCTTGGGGAATCGATACAATTCCTGCGGGCGCTTAGATCAG GTGACTCTACAGATGGAAAATCTACATCCGGGTATTTAATGTATCTTGGATCTGCTCTCATCTCTTGGAGATCTAAAAAGCAATCTGTTCCAGCTACCTCTTCTTTCGAAGCTGAATATATGGCCGCCTTTGAAGCAACTCGGGAAATCTTATGGTTTCGAGGAATTCTTGAAGACTTGCAGACACCACAGATTTCATCAACTCCACTCTTCAATGACAATCAATCtgctatcaaaattgctaaaaatcca ATCAACcggcagatattcttaccaaggctttgggcagagaaaagtttgagaagttcAGA attgttattttctgcTAGCCTAACAGATTCTCAAAGAATGCGACTCCATCAGCTCATGGAAACTGCACTTGCTGGATCTTTGGCTCTTCCGCTCGATTTTCTGGGAACTCGTTTTCGCAGAGCGCTTGAGGCATGctccatcatcaatcaaattatctcttctttaatagaaaagAGAAGAATCGAATTAAGCTCAGGTAAAGCGTCTAGGAATTATGATTTACTCTCTGTGTTGATCACCTTCAAAGATGAAAGAGGTAATCCACTCACCGACAAGGAGATTCTCGACAATTTTACTATTTTGTTTCATGGATCATTCGAGACCACAGTTTCAGAAATTACTGTGCTTTTTAAACTCCTGTCTTCCAATCCTGATTGCTATGAACAAATCGTTCAAG AGCAAATGAGAATTATGTTGAATATAAAAGATGGAGAAGAAATCAGTTGGAACGATCTCAAAGATATGAAATACACATGGCAAGCTGTTCAGGAAACATTGCGCATGAATCCACCAATTTTTGGAACATTTCGCGAGGCCATCGTTGATATTGATTGCAAGGGCTATACAATTCCAAAAGGATGGGAA ATCTTATGGACAGTTTATAGCACGCATATGAATGAAGATTATTTTACTGAGCTACGAAAGTTTTGGCCATCACGATTCCAAGAGGAAGGCATGCATTTGGCTCCTTATACTTTCTTACCATTCGCTGCAGGGCGACGAGTTTGTCCAGGATGGGAATTTGCAAAGATGGAAATACTACTGTTTGTGCATCATTTTGTGAAAACTTTCAAATTCTATAGTGCCATTGACCCATATGAAAAAATAATGACAAATCCAATTATTGCTCTCCCTGCCAATGGTTTTCCCATAAAACTTTTCCCCAGAACCTAA